In one Winogradskyella sp. MH6 genomic region, the following are encoded:
- a CDS encoding T9SS type A sorting domain-containing protein — protein sequence MKTTYCFQMLFATLCLTVISSYGLSSNTFDKKRNLDYLNFNSFPTSLNGFEYEINQGPSANQTFTVNDELPLTRPYTVTAPVGYEVSTSATSGFSNSIVISGATIDLGAVPVYVRLSSSLEINTYTGNLSITAPDTTVESIYYPEINESISLSGEVSRKSSTWNGSIWSNGTPDIETIVTIDNNYSTSSYGDLSAWSLHVNSGNQLTINNNTYIEVENDVVIEGTLLVTTSGSFVQNNDSANFTVLGSGEAIVSKYTSALNNWYDYTYWSSPVSGAVTSDVFSSSNPNYRYWFNAQNYLDVLQETNNGNTYVAGNDDIDDDGNDWTLLGNTETLLPGIGYATTHSSIGFSPGNSYNYIFSGPFNTGSINAPIYYNGDNGDNDWNFIGNPYPSAISVDLFFAENSSIVGNAVYLWSHASPPSDSNNGNETLNFSTDDYAIINAGSGEVAGGSSVIPERYIPSGQGFFIQGKADGNAVFNNSMRIKDNISNSQFFRQDINTTDNKLWLNLTSDNGVFNQILVAYVNGATDGNDGSAYDSPRFLSSGTSAIIFTTIENDTDKKYAIQGKSVSSINTEEVIKLGFYTSITEPTVYNFSIPKKQGPFINNQPIFIKDNLLNITHNLVESDYNFTSAIGNFTDRFEIVFNAETLGVNDNSLNDHQLSITKLNEDDIKFIVNNSSLIENIKLYSLEGKLICDNNIHSQSSILNLPNRSSGIYLARVKLNSGVIVNRKLTL from the coding sequence ATGAAAACAACCTACTGTTTTCAAATGTTATTTGCTACTCTATGTTTAACTGTAATCAGCTCCTATGGATTAAGTAGTAATACATTTGACAAGAAAAGAAACTTAGATTACTTAAATTTCAATTCGTTTCCTACCTCGCTAAATGGATTTGAATATGAAATAAACCAAGGGCCCTCAGCCAATCAAACTTTTACAGTTAATGATGAACTGCCACTAACACGCCCTTACACTGTAACGGCACCTGTAGGCTACGAGGTTTCTACTTCTGCTACATCAGGGTTTAGTAATTCTATTGTAATTTCTGGAGCTACCATAGATCTTGGAGCTGTACCAGTTTATGTTCGCCTAAGTTCTAGCCTAGAAATTAACACCTATACTGGTAATCTTAGTATTACGGCACCAGACACTACCGTAGAATCTATTTATTATCCAGAAATTAATGAATCTATTAGTTTATCTGGTGAAGTATCTCGAAAATCTTCAACTTGGAACGGAAGTATATGGAGTAACGGTACACCAGATATAGAAACAATAGTAACTATAGACAATAATTATTCAACCTCTTCTTATGGTGATTTAAGTGCATGGTCGCTACATGTAAATTCAGGTAATCAATTAACCATTAATAATAACACCTACATAGAAGTTGAAAATGACGTTGTTATTGAAGGTACACTTCTGGTCACAACAAGTGGATCTTTTGTTCAGAATAATGATTCGGCTAACTTTACAGTTTTAGGATCTGGAGAAGCAATTGTTAGTAAATATACCTCTGCTTTAAATAATTGGTATGACTATACTTATTGGAGTTCTCCTGTTAGTGGAGCAGTAACAAGTGATGTGTTTTCTTCCTCCAACCCTAATTATCGCTATTGGTTTAATGCTCAAAATTATTTGGATGTATTACAAGAAACCAACAATGGAAATACTTATGTAGCTGGAAATGACGATATAGATGACGATGGTAATGATTGGACCTTGTTAGGCAATACAGAAACTCTTTTACCTGGAATTGGGTATGCCACCACACACTCTTCCATTGGTTTTTCCCCTGGAAATTCTTATAACTATATTTTTTCTGGTCCTTTTAATACAGGTAGCATAAATGCTCCTATTTATTACAATGGAGATAATGGAGATAACGATTGGAACTTTATTGGTAATCCTTATCCCTCAGCTATTAGTGTAGATTTGTTCTTTGCTGAGAACAGTTCTATTGTTGGCAACGCTGTTTATTTATGGTCTCATGCTTCACCACCTAGTGATTCAAACAACGGTAACGAGACTTTAAATTTTAGTACTGATGATTATGCAATTATCAATGCTGGGAGCGGAGAGGTTGCTGGTGGGTCTTCGGTTATTCCCGAAAGGTATATTCCTTCTGGTCAAGGATTTTTTATTCAAGGAAAAGCAGATGGCAATGCCGTTTTTAATAATTCTATGCGTATTAAAGATAATATTAGTAATAGCCAATTCTTTAGACAGGATATTAATACAACAGATAACAAACTTTGGTTAAATCTAACATCAGACAACGGAGTATTTAATCAAATTTTGGTCGCTTATGTAAACGGAGCTACCGACGGTAATGATGGTTCTGCATATGATTCGCCTCGTTTTCTGTCTTCTGGTACGTCTGCTATAATATTCACCACTATAGAAAACGATACAGACAAAAAATACGCTATACAAGGCAAATCGGTATCGAGTATTAACACTGAAGAAGTTATTAAGCTAGGCTTTTATACATCCATTACAGAGCCTACTGTTTACAATTTCTCAATACCCAAAAAACAAGGTCCATTTATAAACAATCAACCCATTTTTATAAAAGACAATCTGCTTAATATTACTCACAACCTTGTTGAATCTGACTATAATTTCACTTCAGCTATCGGTAACTTTACAGATCGTTTCGAAATTGTTTTTAATGCTGAAACTCTTGGCGTTAATGATAACTCTCTAAATGACCATCAGCTTTCAATAACAAAACTGAATGAAGACGATATAAAATTTATTGTAAATAATAGTTCTCTAATAGAAAACATAAAGCTTTATAGTTTAGAAGGAAAACTTATTTGCGATAACAATATACATTCTCAAAGTAGTATTCTAAATCTACCTAACCGTAGCTCTGGCATATATTTGGCAAGGGTAAAACTTAATAGCGGTGTAATAGTTAACCGGAAATTAACATTATAA
- a CDS encoding DNA repair ATPase produces MADNQTDDNIALDSGTYEIIQSRLLKQKNDLQNRLHRLNEERKTVFGSLETQLIANDRINTENNCIARDIVSIGNQSLFGYNVHFGLRTSISLSDVFSVYQFQRQEDALRFEESPTGLQIIDDPVFKNDFENLYKYYRNTIFSKFAIIGNYLHMVFQLSESVTDIKTFKWLINGNTLEYVDNRSEHEYKYPRQYDFIWNEAGRDHQRNGKHAHVSILDKVFVETIGGDLTIKVEDNTDDGKGIYSEDVEHKDQTLDDGQYRYADLGNLIVLEIKPFQEQPRYFVYNHKLKVVEKVDSIAQSAVLLPDDQGIIFPSGYYLQTGEYNVFSNTTFQLKFQQKITSPNGEDHLYIYYDPSDGVYVLMSYNVIDQEVKTPIICNGFTILDNGELCYFRTEEEQTKHHMMQIWQTPYLKGDIMPSEHQDTLLYKIGNKDIVKAMAETNELITLLNKEDSYDGLYDDIARVSKDILDAYYWISKEETQQLNIPLAEINKASNAAIDEFEKVKQLRKQAEQETLSISKKSEELFSKIKSTSFKSINDFVDLLTQLRSIRGEAIGLYEVRYVDHDFIKGIETQILEQNDTISRRATTFLLDDKALEPYHNAINEKQKTLEELKKVIEIKVLEEEVNKIAEDLELLIDIVSNLDIEDTSHSTKIIENISLIFATINQVKAAIKNKLKAVGKKEAQADFTAQLKLIDQSIINYIDIANTPEKCDEFLTKVSIQLEELEGKFSDFEEYITQIIEKREEVYAAFDNRKSSLVEARNKKTIALQNAAQRIINGAQKKSQSLEDIAAINGYFASDLMINKVRDIIGQLKELGDVGKSEAIETALKVAREDALRKLKDKNELYEDGDNVIKLGKHKFGVNKQQLDVTIVFKNNELFYHLTGTDFYQKLNHEVLNNSKDIWDQELISEDQQTYRAAYLAYKMFSTGDKNSLLELKDAELLSHVQDYISGDYSGGYVKGVHDFDATQFLKVLLQKHQELDLLIYPPNVRAEAQFFWNNLSEESLKAYNHDLKSAGEVLAVFPNSKEYNFIIDELAEDIQTSRKIEANSAKTIAEYLFNELKDNDTFTVSNEAIKLKEAFEKELKTQKATEKFKQRLNDSATQKDRIELVKHWVSAFAKANENTLVQYVNECVACILYKNNSASNTAVAETEIKDLKGVHPSIIDGTFQFSYHKFSEELEHFNSVKVPAFAAFKSAKHEVIEQLKEQLRLDEFKPRVLSSFVRNKLINQVYFPLIGDNLAKQLGTVGDTKRIDRMGLLLLISPPGYGKTTLMEYVANRLGLIFMKINGPAIGHEVTSVDPEAANNSAAREELKKLNLAFEMGDNVMLYLDDIQHCNPEFLQKFISLSDGTRKIEGVYQGKPKTYDLRSKKFCVIMAGNPYTESGEKFQIPDMLANRADIYNLGDIIGDTAHLFELSLIENALTSNPVLQQLSTKYFDDIYTLIDRAQHNTADAELKGNHSNQEVADYVSVIEKVIKIRNTVLKVNETYIASAGMEDSYRTEPSFKLQGSYRDMNKLVAKVVPIMDDKELQTLVLSHYENESQTLTSAAEANLLKYKELSNSLTEEELQRWEDIKVIFAKNNKLNSLGGQNQMSQIIAQMVDFTDNIEGIKEILRQGFLDKK; encoded by the coding sequence ATGGCAGACAACCAAACTGATGATAATATAGCTTTAGATTCTGGAACTTACGAAATCATTCAGAGTCGTTTACTAAAGCAAAAAAACGATTTACAAAACCGTTTACATCGACTTAACGAAGAGCGTAAAACCGTTTTTGGATCCTTAGAAACGCAACTCATTGCTAACGATCGTATCAATACGGAAAACAACTGTATTGCAAGAGATATCGTTTCTATAGGAAACCAAAGCTTATTTGGGTATAACGTACATTTTGGACTGCGTACATCTATTTCCTTGAGCGATGTTTTTAGCGTTTATCAGTTTCAGCGACAAGAGGATGCTCTCAGGTTTGAAGAAAGTCCAACAGGATTGCAAATTATTGATGATCCTGTGTTTAAAAACGACTTCGAAAATCTATATAAATATTATCGAAATACCATTTTTTCAAAGTTTGCCATTATCGGGAATTACCTCCACATGGTATTTCAGTTAAGCGAATCGGTTACTGATATTAAAACATTCAAATGGCTTATTAATGGAAACACCTTAGAATATGTAGATAACCGTAGTGAGCACGAATACAAATACCCTAGACAATACGATTTTATCTGGAATGAAGCTGGTCGTGACCATCAACGCAATGGAAAACATGCACATGTTTCTATACTAGATAAGGTTTTTGTAGAAACCATTGGTGGAGATTTAACTATTAAAGTCGAAGACAACACAGACGACGGCAAAGGTATTTACAGTGAAGATGTTGAGCATAAAGATCAAACACTAGATGATGGTCAGTACCGTTATGCCGATTTGGGAAATCTAATTGTTTTAGAGATAAAACCATTTCAAGAACAACCACGATATTTTGTTTACAACCATAAACTTAAAGTTGTTGAAAAAGTTGATTCCATTGCACAATCAGCTGTTTTGTTACCAGACGATCAAGGTATTATTTTCCCAAGTGGATACTATCTGCAAACTGGTGAGTACAATGTGTTTTCAAACACAACGTTTCAATTAAAATTTCAGCAAAAAATAACTTCCCCAAATGGAGAAGATCACCTTTATATTTACTATGATCCTAGCGACGGTGTTTATGTTTTAATGTCTTACAACGTCATTGATCAGGAGGTAAAAACACCTATAATCTGTAATGGATTTACAATTCTAGATAATGGTGAGCTGTGTTATTTCCGCACTGAAGAAGAACAAACCAAACATCACATGATGCAAATATGGCAAACACCTTATTTAAAAGGTGATATTATGCCTTCTGAGCATCAAGATACTTTACTTTATAAAATTGGGAATAAGGATATTGTTAAAGCCATGGCCGAAACTAACGAACTTATTACACTACTAAATAAAGAAGATAGTTATGATGGGTTGTATGATGATATTGCACGAGTATCTAAAGACATTTTAGATGCTTATTATTGGATTTCTAAAGAAGAGACCCAACAGCTTAATATACCTTTGGCGGAAATTAATAAAGCCTCTAATGCTGCCATAGATGAATTTGAAAAGGTAAAGCAATTACGCAAACAAGCTGAGCAAGAAACCCTTTCTATTTCTAAGAAGTCCGAAGAACTTTTCAGTAAGATTAAAAGCACGTCTTTTAAGTCCATTAATGATTTTGTAGATCTACTAACACAGTTACGTTCCATTAGAGGTGAGGCTATTGGATTGTATGAAGTTCGTTATGTAGATCATGATTTCATTAAAGGTATCGAAACCCAAATCTTAGAACAAAACGACACCATTTCTAGGCGTGCAACTACATTTCTTTTAGATGATAAAGCTTTAGAACCGTATCACAACGCCATTAACGAAAAGCAAAAAACACTAGAAGAGTTAAAAAAGGTTATCGAGATAAAAGTTTTAGAGGAAGAAGTAAATAAAATTGCTGAAGATTTAGAACTGCTTATCGATATTGTATCAAATCTCGATATTGAAGACACCTCGCACTCCACTAAAATTATTGAGAATATCTCTCTGATTTTTGCTACAATCAATCAGGTTAAAGCGGCAATAAAAAACAAATTAAAAGCTGTTGGCAAAAAAGAAGCACAAGCCGATTTTACTGCACAACTCAAACTTATTGACCAAAGTATCATCAACTATATTGATATTGCCAACACACCCGAAAAATGTGATGAATTTCTCACGAAGGTTTCTATTCAACTTGAAGAATTAGAAGGTAAGTTTTCAGATTTTGAAGAATACATTACTCAAATTATAGAAAAACGAGAAGAGGTTTATGCGGCTTTTGATAATCGTAAATCTAGCCTTGTAGAAGCTCGAAACAAAAAAACAATTGCCTTACAAAATGCTGCGCAACGCATTATAAATGGTGCACAAAAAAAGTCACAATCTTTAGAAGATATTGCTGCTATAAATGGCTATTTTGCTAGTGACCTTATGATAAATAAGGTGCGAGATATTATTGGTCAGTTAAAAGAGCTCGGCGATGTTGGTAAATCTGAAGCCATAGAAACAGCGCTTAAAGTCGCGCGTGAAGATGCTTTACGAAAACTGAAAGACAAAAACGAACTCTACGAAGATGGAGACAACGTTATAAAATTAGGAAAGCACAAGTTTGGCGTTAATAAGCAACAGCTAGATGTTACCATAGTTTTTAAAAATAATGAGCTGTTCTACCATCTTACAGGTACCGATTTTTATCAGAAACTGAATCATGAGGTACTTAATAACTCAAAAGACATTTGGGATCAAGAATTAATTTCTGAAGATCAACAAACCTACAGAGCTGCTTATCTTGCCTATAAGATGTTCTCTACTGGTGATAAAAATTCACTACTTGAACTAAAAGATGCTGAGTTACTAAGCCATGTACAAGATTACATCAGTGGTGATTATTCAGGTGGTTATGTTAAAGGTGTTCATGATTTTGATGCCACGCAATTTCTAAAAGTTCTATTACAAAAACATCAGGAATTAGATTTATTAATCTATCCGCCAAATGTAAGAGCTGAAGCACAATTTTTCTGGAATAATCTTTCTGAAGAAAGTCTAAAAGCGTACAATCATGACTTAAAAAGTGCTGGTGAGGTTTTGGCTGTTTTTCCAAACAGCAAGGAATATAACTTTATCATTGATGAGCTAGCGGAAGACATTCAAACTTCAAGAAAAATTGAAGCTAATAGTGCCAAAACTATTGCAGAATACCTTTTTAACGAACTGAAAGACAATGATACATTTACAGTAAGTAATGAAGCTATAAAACTAAAAGAAGCTTTTGAAAAGGAATTAAAAACACAAAAAGCTACCGAAAAATTTAAACAACGTCTTAACGATAGTGCTACCCAAAAAGATCGTATAGAATTGGTAAAGCATTGGGTTTCGGCATTTGCAAAAGCGAATGAAAATACATTAGTTCAATATGTAAATGAATGTGTAGCCTGTATTCTATATAAAAACAATAGCGCTTCTAATACTGCTGTTGCAGAAACTGAAATTAAAGATTTAAAAGGCGTTCATCCTAGTATTATTGATGGCACCTTTCAATTTAGCTATCATAAATTCTCTGAAGAACTAGAACATTTTAACAGTGTAAAAGTTCCTGCATTTGCAGCTTTTAAATCGGCAAAACATGAGGTTATAGAACAACTCAAGGAACAATTGAGATTGGATGAATTTAAACCTCGCGTATTAAGTTCTTTCGTTAGAAACAAACTTATAAATCAGGTGTATTTTCCACTTATTGGAGATAATTTAGCAAAGCAATTAGGTACTGTTGGCGATACCAAACGTATAGACCGAATGGGCTTATTGTTACTGATTTCACCACCTGGATATGGTAAAACGACATTAATGGAATATGTAGCCAACAGACTTGGCTTAATATTCATGAAAATTAATGGTCCTGCCATAGGTCACGAAGTGACCTCTGTAGATCCTGAAGCTGCAAATAATTCTGCTGCCAGAGAAGAGCTTAAAAAATTAAACTTAGCTTTTGAAATGGGTGACAATGTCATGCTGTATCTAGACGATATTCAGCATTGTAATCCTGAGTTTTTGCAAAAGTTTATCAGTCTATCTGATGGTACGCGTAAGATTGAAGGTGTTTACCAAGGCAAACCTAAAACCTATGATTTAAGAAGTAAGAAGTTTTGTGTTATCATGGCTGGTAATCCATATACCGAAAGCGGTGAAAAATTCCAGATACCAGACATGCTTGCTAACCGTGCAGACATCTACAACTTAGGTGATATTATTGGAGATACAGCACACTTGTTTGAGTTAAGCCTTATTGAAAATGCCTTGACAAGTAATCCTGTTTTACAACAATTAAGCACCAAATATTTTGATGATATTTATACTTTAATTGACCGTGCACAGCATAACACAGCAGACGCAGAACTTAAAGGCAATCATAGTAACCAAGAAGTTGCAGATTATGTTTCTGTGATTGAAAAAGTCATCAAAATAAGAAACACTGTTCTTAAGGTAAACGAGACCTATATTGCCAGTGCAGGTATGGAAGACAGTTATCGTACTGAGCCTAGCTTTAAGTTACAAGGATCGTACAGAGACATGAACAAGTTGGTTGCCAAAGTGGTGCCGATAATGGATGATAAAGAATTGCAAACCTTAGTATTGTCGCACTACGAAAACGAATCGCAAACCTTAACTAGCGCTGCAGAAGCTAATCTTTTAAAGTATAAAGAACTAAGCAATTCACTAACCGAAGAAGAGTTACAGCGTTGGGAAGATATCAAAGTTATTTTCGCAAAAAACAATAAGTTAAATAGTCTAGGTGGTCAAAACCAAATGTCCCAAATTATAGCACAGATGGTAGACTTTACAGATAATATTGAAGGTATAAAAGAAATACTGAGACAAGGATTTTTAGATAAAAAATAG
- a CDS encoding DUF6646 family protein, which translates to MKNIVLIAALLLFSFGNSQAFQGKGDQKFQVGANFQDEATGLNLTYDYGLGENISVGVSSSYALGVDDVLADVTDFGDRFDLKARFNANLGNVINIDENFDFYPGLSLSLKNFGGHLGARYFFSDGFGIYTEAAFPLAKYDDKVDLFYNQFTFNIGASFNL; encoded by the coding sequence ATGAAAAATATTGTATTAATAGCAGCATTGCTACTATTTAGTTTTGGAAACTCTCAAGCTTTTCAAGGAAAAGGTGACCAAAAATTTCAGGTTGGTGCTAACTTTCAGGATGAAGCCACAGGTCTTAACCTTACTTACGATTATGGTTTAGGAGAAAACATCTCTGTTGGTGTGTCTTCTTCTTATGCTTTAGGCGTTGATGATGTATTAGCTGATGTCACTGATTTTGGAGATCGTTTCGATCTTAAAGCACGTTTCAATGCCAACTTAGGAAATGTTATCAATATTGATGAGAACTTTGATTTTTATCCAGGTCTTAGCCTTAGTTTAAAGAATTTCGGCGGACATTTAGGTGCACGTTACTTCTTCTCTGATGGTTTTGGAATTTACACTGAAGCAGCGTTTCCACTTGCAAAATATGATGACAAAGTAGACTTGTTTTACAACCAATTTACGTTTAACATTGGAGCAAGTTTTAATCTATAA
- a CDS encoding regulatory protein RecX, translated as MNQQKTYTVDEAQNKLESYCAYQERCHKEVRAKLQDMNMISEAVDKIMVHLIQNNYLNEERFAKAFVRGKFRIKKWGKNRLVRELKFKDISKYAIDVALKEIEDQDYFETLDELTQKRIAQVNEKNIYKKKKKVADYLLYRGWESHLVYQKLNEYL; from the coding sequence ATGAACCAACAAAAAACATATACTGTCGATGAAGCGCAAAATAAGCTCGAAAGCTACTGTGCTTACCAAGAGCGTTGTCATAAAGAAGTAAGGGCAAAGCTACAAGACATGAACATGATTTCTGAGGCTGTTGATAAAATTATGGTTCACCTTATTCAAAATAACTATCTCAACGAAGAACGTTTTGCAAAGGCTTTTGTGCGAGGAAAATTCAGAATAAAAAAATGGGGAAAAAACAGATTGGTGAGAGAGTTAAAATTCAAGGATATTTCAAAGTATGCTATTGATGTAGCTTTAAAGGAAATTGAAGACCAAGATTATTTTGAAACTTTAGATGAGCTAACACAAAAGCGCATAGCGCAAGTCAACGAAAAAAACATCTACAAGAAGAAAAAGAAGGTTGCAGATTATCTGTTATACAGAGGTTGGGAAAGCCATTTGGTGTATCAAAAACTTAATGAGTATTTGTAA
- a CDS encoding cupin-like domain-containing protein — translation MQLDLQDIPRVKTITKEDFIKNYFKPQKPVVIERFIEDWPAYTKWSLDYMKEVAGDKTVPLYDDRPVDYKDGFNEAHAKMKMSDYVDLLKREPTKFRIFLWNILKEVPQLQNDFSYPDFGLRLMKGLPMLFFGGRDSYTFMHYDIDLANIFHFHFEGKKQCILFDQKQNKYLYKVPHSLITREDIDFANPDFEKWPALKHAKGWICNLNHGEVLYMPEGYWHYMRYLTPGFSMSLRAIARNPKNLSKALYNIFLMRNYDNLMRRIRGQKWIDWKNEKAIINTKRYV, via the coding sequence TTGCAATTAGACCTTCAAGACATACCTCGCGTAAAAACGATTACGAAAGAGGATTTTATCAAAAATTACTTCAAACCACAAAAACCTGTGGTTATAGAACGTTTTATTGAAGATTGGCCTGCATACACTAAGTGGAGCTTAGACTACATGAAAGAGGTTGCTGGTGACAAAACCGTACCTCTTTACGACGATAGACCTGTAGACTACAAAGACGGTTTCAACGAAGCTCATGCTAAAATGAAAATGAGCGATTATGTAGACTTACTAAAACGAGAGCCTACGAAATTTAGAATTTTTCTTTGGAATATCTTAAAAGAAGTACCGCAACTTCAAAATGACTTTAGTTATCCTGACTTCGGACTGCGTTTAATGAAAGGTTTACCAATGCTATTCTTTGGTGGTAGAGACTCTTACACCTTTATGCACTACGATATTGATTTAGCGAATATTTTCCACTTTCATTTTGAAGGTAAAAAACAGTGCATCCTATTCGATCAAAAGCAAAATAAATATCTATATAAAGTACCTCATTCGCTTATTACGAGAGAGGATATTGATTTTGCAAATCCAGATTTTGAAAAATGGCCTGCTTTAAAACATGCTAAAGGTTGGATCTGCAACCTCAACCATGGCGAAGTACTATATATGCCAGAAGGCTATTGGCACTACATGCGCTACTTAACACCTGGTTTTTCTATGAGTTTACGTGCCATTGCACGCAATCCTAAAAACTTGAGTAAAGCTTTGTACAACATCTTTTTAATGCGTAATTATGATAATTTAATGCGAAGAATTAGAGGACAAAAGTGGATAGACTGGAAAAACGAAAAAGCCATAATCAACACAAAGCGTTATGTTTAA